The window AGCTGCAGGAAAAACGCGAACAGGCGCAGAAGGCCGCGGCCGACAAGAAGAAGCTGGAACAGAAGGCGCGCGAACTCGAAGCCCAGCGCGAAGCGCAAGCCGAGGCCGATGCCAAGCGTAAGCAGGCCGACGCCGCGGAGGCCAAGAAGAAGGCCGAAGCCGCCCAGGCCCAGGCGCAGGCCCAAGCCCAGAAGGCGCAGCAGCAGAAAGCCGCTGAGGCCGCCATGCGCGCCGAGAACCTCAAACGCCTGCAGGGCATGGCCGGCGCCTCCGGCGCGGCCGACGCCACGGGCAGCGCGTTGAAGTCCAGCGGGCCGTCGAGCAGCTACGCCGGCCGCGTCAGCGCCCGCGTCAAGCCCAACATCGTGTTCCCCGACGACATCGCCGGCAACCCCACGGCCGACGTCGAGGTGCGCTCTTCGCCCGACGGCACCATCATCAGCCGCCGGCTCGTCAAGTCCAGCGGCGTGAAGTCCTGGGACGATGCCGTGCTCAAGGCCATCGACAAGACCGAGACCATGCCGCGCGACACCGATGGCCGCGTGCCCTCGCCGCTGATCATCGGCTTCAGCCCCAAGAATTGACCCTCCCTCCGCTCAACCCACCAGAAAGCCTGTCATGAGCTACGTTTTCGCCCCGCCTTC of the Rhodoferax koreense genome contains:
- the tolA gene encoding cell envelope integrity protein TolA, which codes for MQATHDTLVLTPPKPPGMLRALLLALVAHALLLAALTWGVHWKQTESPAVEAEIWSSVTQQAAPREAVVTPPTPVPPPPVPQPKVEPPPPPPPPVQQVAPPPPAPVVRDADIALEREKKKREQEKQRQQELLEQQQEKLREKQLQEKREQAQKAAADKKKLEQKARELEAQREAQAEADAKRKQADAAEAKKKAEAAQAQAQAQAQKAQQQKAAEAAMRAENLKRLQGMAGASGAADATGSALKSSGPSSSYAGRVSARVKPNIVFPDDIAGNPTADVEVRSSPDGTIISRRLVKSSGVKSWDDAVLKAIDKTETMPRDTDGRVPSPLIIGFSPKN